Proteins co-encoded in one Oncorhynchus keta strain PuntledgeMale-10-30-2019 chromosome 36, Oket_V2, whole genome shotgun sequence genomic window:
- the LOC118369780 gene encoding regulator of G-protein signaling 7-like isoform X2: MAQTNSVGSNGVADESPNMIVYRKMEDVIARMQDEKNGIPIRTVKSFLSKIPSVFSGSDIVQWMIKNLNIEDQVEALHLGTLMAAHGYFFPISDHVLTLKDDGTFYRFQTPYFWPSNCWEPENTDYAVYLCKRTMQNKARLELADYEAESLARLQRAFARKWEFIFMQAEAQAKVDKKRDKIERKILDSQERAFWDVHRPVPGCVNTTEVDIKKSSRMKNPQKTRKSVYGPQNDVRTHSPTHTPAPEAKPATEEQLQDQINYWGGQLDRHRLKMSKVAESLLAYTEQYVEYDPFITSTDPSNPWISDDTAVWELEASKEPGQQRVKRWAFGINEVLKDQVGREQFLKFLESEFSSENLRFWLAVQEVKKRPIREVPTRVQEIWQEFLASGAPSAINVDSKSYDKTTQNVKDPGRYAFEDAQDHIFKLMKSDSYSRFIRSSAYQELLQAKKKGKSLTSKRLTNLVPSC, from the exons aTGGAGGACGTAATAGCCCGCATGCAGGATGAGAAGAATGGAATTCCTATCCGCACTGTGAAAAGTTTTTTATCCAAGATTCCAAGTGTTTTTTCAG GTTCTGACATTGTACAGTGGATGATCAAAAACCTGAATATTGAAGATCAAG TGGAGGCCCTTCACCTGGGGACCCTGATGGCTGCCCACGGCTACTTCTTCCCCATATCAGACCATGTACTCACACTGAAAGACGATGGCACTTTCTACAGGTTTCAG ACCCCCTACTTCTGGCCGTCAAACTGCTGGGAACCAGAGAATACAGACTATG CCGTTTACCTCTGCAAAAGAACAATGCAAAACAAAGCTCGTCTGGAGCTGGCAGACTACGAGGCG GAGAGCTTAGCGAGGCTACAGAGAGCATTTGCCAGAAAATGGGAGTTCATATTTATGCAAGCAGAAGCACAAGCAAA AGTTGACAAGAAAAGAGATAAGATTGAGAGGAAAATTCTCGATAGTCAAGAAAGAGCGTTTTGGGATGTGCACAGACCAGTG CCCGGATGTGTAAACACAACAGAAGTCGACATAAAGAAGTCCTCCAGAATGAAAAATCCCCAAAAGACAAGAAAG tcagtATATGGGCCTCAGAATGATGTGCGAACCCACAGCCCCACCCACACCCCTGCCCCAGAGGCCAAGCCAGCGACAGAGGAGCAGCTACAGGACCAG ATCAATTATTGGGGAGGGCAATTAGACAGACATCGACTGAAAATGTCCAAAGTGGCTGAGAG TTTGTTGGCCTATACAGAGCAGTATGTGGAATATGACCCCTTCATCACGTCGACCGACCCCTCCAACCCCTGGATCTCAGATGACACCGCAGTATGGGAGCTGGAGGCTAG TAAGGAGCCAGGTCAGCAGAGGGTGAAGAGGTGGGCGTTCGGCATCAACGAGGTTCTCAAGGATCAGGTGGGGAGGGAGCAGTTCCTCAAGTTCCTGGAGTCTGAGTTCAGCTCAGAGAACCTGAG GTTCTGGCTAGCGGTCCAGGAGGTAAAGAAGAGGCCCATCCGGGAGGTCCCGACCCGGGTTCAGGAGATCTGGCAGGAGTTCCTGGCCTCTGGAGCTCCCAGTGCCATCAATGTTGACTCAAAGAGCTATGACAAGACCACCCAGAACGTCAAGGACCCTGGACGCTATGCCTTTGAGGACGCACAG GATCACATCTTCAAGCTGATGAAGAGTGACTCCTACAGCCGCTTCATCCGTTCCAGTGCCTATCAGGAGCTGCTACAGGCCAAGAAAAAG GGGAAATCCCTTACATCAAAGAGGCTGACCAACCTTGTGCCATCATGCTAA
- the LOC118369780 gene encoding regulator of G-protein signaling 7-like isoform X3 produces MAQTNSVGSNGVADESPNMIVYRKMEDVIARMQDEKNGIPIRTVKSFLSKIPSVFSGSDIVQWMIKNLNIEDQVEALHLGTLMAAHGYFFPISDHVLTLKDDGTFYRFQTPYFWPSNCWEPENTDYAVYLCKRTMQNKARLELADYEAESLARLQRAFARKWEFIFMQAEAQAKVDKKRDKIERKILDSQERAFWDVHRPVPGCVNTTEVDIKKSSRMKNPQKTRKSVYGPQNDVRTHSPTHTPAPEAKPATEEQLQDQINYWGGQLDRHRLKMSKVAESLLAYTEQYVEYDPFITSTDPSNPWISDDTAVWELEASKEPGQQRVKRWAFGINEVLKDQVGREQFLKFLESEFSSENLRFWLAVQEVKKRPIREVPTRVQEIWQEFLASGAPSAINVDSKSYDKTTQNVKDPGRYAFEDAQDHIFKLMKSDSYSRFIRSSAYQELLQAKKKKSKNLF; encoded by the exons aTGGAGGACGTAATAGCCCGCATGCAGGATGAGAAGAATGGAATTCCTATCCGCACTGTGAAAAGTTTTTTATCCAAGATTCCAAGTGTTTTTTCAG GTTCTGACATTGTACAGTGGATGATCAAAAACCTGAATATTGAAGATCAAG TGGAGGCCCTTCACCTGGGGACCCTGATGGCTGCCCACGGCTACTTCTTCCCCATATCAGACCATGTACTCACACTGAAAGACGATGGCACTTTCTACAGGTTTCAG ACCCCCTACTTCTGGCCGTCAAACTGCTGGGAACCAGAGAATACAGACTATG CCGTTTACCTCTGCAAAAGAACAATGCAAAACAAAGCTCGTCTGGAGCTGGCAGACTACGAGGCG GAGAGCTTAGCGAGGCTACAGAGAGCATTTGCCAGAAAATGGGAGTTCATATTTATGCAAGCAGAAGCACAAGCAAA AGTTGACAAGAAAAGAGATAAGATTGAGAGGAAAATTCTCGATAGTCAAGAAAGAGCGTTTTGGGATGTGCACAGACCAGTG CCCGGATGTGTAAACACAACAGAAGTCGACATAAAGAAGTCCTCCAGAATGAAAAATCCCCAAAAGACAAGAAAG tcagtATATGGGCCTCAGAATGATGTGCGAACCCACAGCCCCACCCACACCCCTGCCCCAGAGGCCAAGCCAGCGACAGAGGAGCAGCTACAGGACCAG ATCAATTATTGGGGAGGGCAATTAGACAGACATCGACTGAAAATGTCCAAAGTGGCTGAGAG TTTGTTGGCCTATACAGAGCAGTATGTGGAATATGACCCCTTCATCACGTCGACCGACCCCTCCAACCCCTGGATCTCAGATGACACCGCAGTATGGGAGCTGGAGGCTAG TAAGGAGCCAGGTCAGCAGAGGGTGAAGAGGTGGGCGTTCGGCATCAACGAGGTTCTCAAGGATCAGGTGGGGAGGGAGCAGTTCCTCAAGTTCCTGGAGTCTGAGTTCAGCTCAGAGAACCTGAG GTTCTGGCTAGCGGTCCAGGAGGTAAAGAAGAGGCCCATCCGGGAGGTCCCGACCCGGGTTCAGGAGATCTGGCAGGAGTTCCTGGCCTCTGGAGCTCCCAGTGCCATCAATGTTGACTCAAAGAGCTATGACAAGACCACCCAGAACGTCAAGGACCCTGGACGCTATGCCTTTGAGGACGCACAG GATCACATCTTCAAGCTGATGAAGAGTGACTCCTACAGCCGCTTCATCCGTTCCAGTGCCTATCAGGAGCTGCTACAGGCCAAGAAAAAG AAAAGTAAGAACTTGTTTTGA
- the LOC118369780 gene encoding regulator of G-protein signaling 7-like isoform X1: MAQTNSVGSNGVADESPNMIVYRKMEDVIARMQDEKNGIPIRTVKSFLSKIPSVFSGSDIVQWMIKNLNIEDQVEALHLGTLMAAHGYFFPISDHVLTLKDDGTFYRFQTPYFWPSNCWEPENTDYAVYLCKRTMQNKARLELADYEAESLARLQRAFARKWEFIFMQAEAQAKVDKKRDKIERKILDSQERAFWDVHRPVPGCVNTTEVDIKKSSRMKNPQKTRKSVYGPQNDVRTHSPTHTPAPEAKPATEEQLQDQINYWGGQLDRHRLKMSKVAESLLAYTEQYVEYDPFITSTDPSNPWISDDTAVWELEASKEPGQQRVKRWAFGINEVLKDQVGREQFLKFLESEFSSENLRFWLAVQEVKKRPIREVPTRVQEIWQEFLASGAPSAINVDSKSYDKTTQNVKDPGRYAFEDAQDHIFKLMKSDSYSRFIRSSAYQELLQAKKKYGGIQDRRTSFEKFTRNVKSKNLF; this comes from the exons aTGGAGGACGTAATAGCCCGCATGCAGGATGAGAAGAATGGAATTCCTATCCGCACTGTGAAAAGTTTTTTATCCAAGATTCCAAGTGTTTTTTCAG GTTCTGACATTGTACAGTGGATGATCAAAAACCTGAATATTGAAGATCAAG TGGAGGCCCTTCACCTGGGGACCCTGATGGCTGCCCACGGCTACTTCTTCCCCATATCAGACCATGTACTCACACTGAAAGACGATGGCACTTTCTACAGGTTTCAG ACCCCCTACTTCTGGCCGTCAAACTGCTGGGAACCAGAGAATACAGACTATG CCGTTTACCTCTGCAAAAGAACAATGCAAAACAAAGCTCGTCTGGAGCTGGCAGACTACGAGGCG GAGAGCTTAGCGAGGCTACAGAGAGCATTTGCCAGAAAATGGGAGTTCATATTTATGCAAGCAGAAGCACAAGCAAA AGTTGACAAGAAAAGAGATAAGATTGAGAGGAAAATTCTCGATAGTCAAGAAAGAGCGTTTTGGGATGTGCACAGACCAGTG CCCGGATGTGTAAACACAACAGAAGTCGACATAAAGAAGTCCTCCAGAATGAAAAATCCCCAAAAGACAAGAAAG tcagtATATGGGCCTCAGAATGATGTGCGAACCCACAGCCCCACCCACACCCCTGCCCCAGAGGCCAAGCCAGCGACAGAGGAGCAGCTACAGGACCAG ATCAATTATTGGGGAGGGCAATTAGACAGACATCGACTGAAAATGTCCAAAGTGGCTGAGAG TTTGTTGGCCTATACAGAGCAGTATGTGGAATATGACCCCTTCATCACGTCGACCGACCCCTCCAACCCCTGGATCTCAGATGACACCGCAGTATGGGAGCTGGAGGCTAG TAAGGAGCCAGGTCAGCAGAGGGTGAAGAGGTGGGCGTTCGGCATCAACGAGGTTCTCAAGGATCAGGTGGGGAGGGAGCAGTTCCTCAAGTTCCTGGAGTCTGAGTTCAGCTCAGAGAACCTGAG GTTCTGGCTAGCGGTCCAGGAGGTAAAGAAGAGGCCCATCCGGGAGGTCCCGACCCGGGTTCAGGAGATCTGGCAGGAGTTCCTGGCCTCTGGAGCTCCCAGTGCCATCAATGTTGACTCAAAGAGCTATGACAAGACCACCCAGAACGTCAAGGACCCTGGACGCTATGCCTTTGAGGACGCACAG GATCACATCTTCAAGCTGATGAAGAGTGACTCCTACAGCCGCTTCATCCGTTCCAGTGCCTATCAGGAGCTGCTACAGGCCAAGAAAAAG TATGGAGGCATTCAGGACCGCAGAACTTCATTTGAGAAATTCACTCGAAATGTG AAAAGTAAGAACTTGTTTTGA